A DNA window from Mesotoga sp. BH458_6_3_2_1 contains the following coding sequences:
- a CDS encoding mannose-1-phosphate guanylyltransferase translates to MVKTLIMAGGIGERLWPVSVRKRPKQFQKFGSKKTMIEETIERMEKLTDEIIIITTREQFPLMQYYLPLFPSDNVIFEPMRRNTAPAIALGSSRFSAEDIMVIVPADHVIRDEESFLKTLRKAIKYAESNESLVTIGITPTRPYTGYGYIERGNVVGGDEEVYSVKKFHEKPDYETAQRYFQSGKFLWNSGMFVWRKKIFDSELSTNFPDLFSAVSEIEERPEDIEKIYERLPKISIDYGLMERSTKVATVPANFYWNDIGSWDAVYDLLLKDKNGNAVEGEFSLRDVKNCLLINHTQKKLAVSRIENYIVVASSEGTLICRRGESQEIKEIIV, encoded by the coding sequence GTGGTCAAGACACTTATTATGGCTGGCGGCATAGGGGAGAGGCTATGGCCGGTAAGCGTAAGAAAGAGACCGAAGCAGTTCCAGAAGTTTGGTTCAAAAAAAACTATGATCGAAGAGACTATTGAACGAATGGAAAAGCTTACCGATGAAATAATCATTATCACAACAAGGGAGCAGTTTCCACTAATGCAATACTACTTGCCCCTCTTCCCGAGTGACAACGTCATATTCGAACCTATGAGAAGAAATACAGCTCCAGCGATTGCTTTAGGTAGCAGTAGATTCTCTGCTGAGGATATAATGGTTATTGTTCCTGCTGATCATGTGATCAGAGATGAAGAGAGCTTTCTTAAGACTTTGAGAAAGGCAATTAAGTATGCGGAATCAAATGAATCGCTAGTTACTATAGGGATAACCCCGACTCGCCCATATACTGGTTACGGCTACATTGAAAGGGGAAACGTCGTAGGCGGTGATGAGGAAGTCTATTCGGTGAAGAAGTTCCATGAAAAGCCTGACTATGAAACTGCTCAAAGGTATTTTCAGTCTGGCAAGTTTCTTTGGAATTCGGGTATGTTTGTGTGGAGAAAGAAAATCTTCGACTCCGAGCTTTCAACGAACTTCCCGGACCTGTTCTCTGCAGTCTCCGAGATTGAAGAGAGGCCTGAAGACATTGAGAAGATTTACGAGAGGCTTCCTAAGATTTCAATAGACTATGGTTTGATGGAGAGATCGACAAAAGTTGCGACCGTTCCGGCCAATTTCTACTGGAATGATATTGGATCTTGGGATGCGGTCTATGATTTGCTGCTTAAAGACAAGAATGGGAATGCAGTAGAAGGCGAGTTTTCTCTAAGAGATGTCAAGAATTGTCTCTTAATCAACCATACCCAGAAGAAACTTGCAGTCTCAAGGATTGAGAACTACATTGTGGTGGCAAGTAGTGAGGGAACGCTTATTTGCAGAAGAGGAGAGTCACAGGAAATAAAGGAGATAATAGTGTAA
- the pepV gene encoding dipeptidase PepV, whose amino-acid sequence MDRKLDEIVISLKEELVRSISDSVKIKSVQDTPVEGGPFGKGVRDSLDQTIKLAQKLGFEARNADGYVGIVDYGSGETFGVLGHLDVVPEGEGWDVPPYSGMVKDGEIWGRGTQDDKGPMMAALYALKAIKNYVKKPSKRIRLIFGTNEETGWECMKYYVKHEEIPDLSVTPDADFPVIFAEKGIVNYGISAPAISGDKGLVIENLTAGEAANMVASSAKVVLKGTDDEILEKISSFSPKNDTKLKINKSDRRVEISITGVSAHGSTPYKGQSAMAALVDLLSELPLEDSEMKRLLSTIQNKIGYEFYGESLGISGRDSMSGELTLNIGTLRLQAGVLKLVINIRYPVFFNEAMIRSQIEEAFNGFRVETYHHQKPLYVSPDSELVKMCREVYKEVTGHDEEPIAIGGGTYARAVPNAVAFGALLPGNVEFAHQPNERISIEDVLLVARIYAQLFLRFLET is encoded by the coding sequence GTGGATAGGAAACTTGACGAAATTGTGATTTCCTTGAAGGAGGAACTGGTAAGATCAATATCCGATTCAGTTAAGATCAAGTCAGTTCAGGATACTCCGGTGGAAGGCGGCCCTTTCGGCAAAGGGGTAAGGGATTCACTTGATCAGACTATAAAGTTGGCTCAGAAGTTAGGTTTTGAGGCAAGAAACGCCGATGGATATGTGGGCATAGTAGATTATGGATCGGGCGAGACTTTCGGTGTTCTTGGTCACCTTGATGTAGTTCCAGAGGGAGAGGGCTGGGATGTTCCACCTTACAGTGGAATGGTGAAAGACGGAGAGATCTGGGGAAGAGGAACTCAGGATGACAAAGGCCCTATGATGGCAGCACTCTATGCCCTCAAGGCAATAAAGAACTATGTAAAAAAGCCCTCCAAGAGAATTAGGCTGATTTTCGGAACAAACGAAGAGACTGGCTGGGAGTGTATGAAGTACTATGTTAAGCACGAAGAGATCCCAGATTTGTCCGTAACCCCCGATGCCGATTTTCCTGTGATTTTTGCGGAGAAAGGAATAGTCAATTATGGAATTTCAGCACCCGCCATCAGTGGAGATAAAGGGCTGGTAATCGAGAACTTGACTGCCGGAGAAGCAGCCAATATGGTTGCTTCGTCAGCAAAGGTCGTTCTCAAGGGTACGGACGATGAGATTCTAGAGAAAATTAGCTCCTTCTCACCGAAAAATGATACTAAGCTAAAGATAAATAAGTCGGATAGAAGGGTTGAGATTTCGATAACGGGAGTCTCTGCCCACGGTTCCACCCCATACAAAGGGCAGAGCGCAATGGCAGCTCTAGTAGATCTTCTCTCGGAGCTTCCTCTGGAAGATTCTGAAATGAAGAGGCTCTTAAGTACAATACAAAACAAGATTGGTTACGAATTCTATGGTGAATCGTTAGGAATTTCCGGAAGGGATTCGATGTCCGGTGAATTGACTCTCAATATCGGAACTCTCAGGCTTCAAGCCGGAGTCCTGAAGCTGGTAATTAACATCAGATATCCGGTTTTCTTCAATGAAGCAATGATAAGATCGCAGATTGAAGAGGCTTTCAATGGATTCCGGGTCGAAACCTACCATCACCAGAAGCCGCTTTATGTATCTCCCGATTCAGAATTGGTAAAGATGTGCAGAGAGGTGTATAAGGAAGTGACGGGACACGATGAAGAACCGATAGCTATTGGTGGAGGAACATACGCCCGAGCAGTACCAAATGCCGTGGCTTTCGGAGCTTTGCTGCCCGGAAATGTTGAATTTGCCCATCAGCCAAATGAAAGGATATCGATTGAAGATGTTCTTCTCGTGGCAAGAATTTACGCTCAGCTCTTTCTTAGGTTCTTGGAAACCTGA
- a CDS encoding MATE family efflux transporter translates to MKDFTKRMLSIAIPITLQNLISTGLNLVDNLMIGQLGTTAIASVGLVNQVVFILNILTFGVSSGAGIFVSQYWGKKDEKNIEKTLGHILYITMGAAIVFFVLLFFLPERVLMIFTTDTEVIRTGATYARPVAFSTFLTSFSFIIAMALRTVEKARIPMYVSLVALSINTVVNYVLIFGFGPIQPLGVYGASLATLLSRFVEFVIFVNIVLRRKTPVRLSKFALKFEAPFFKRLMKYATPVIVNEFLWSLGITMYSLVMARMGTEFIAARNISSTIENFGFVIFGGLASATVVMVGAELGRNNFTQAKYNAKKLLQLTVMTAVATGLIIILLSRIIVNFYNIDQGLKNIVLTIIIIVGISQPIKMFNAVNIVGVLRSGGDTRAAMLIEITSLWGVGIPLVAVTGLVLKWPLTLVYIAMMVEELFKAILGVRRTLTWKWLKNVVD, encoded by the coding sequence ATGAAGGATTTCACAAAGCGAATGCTTTCCATTGCGATACCTATAACACTTCAAAATCTCATATCTACCGGCCTCAATCTTGTTGACAATCTTATGATTGGTCAATTAGGTACAACCGCAATAGCTTCCGTGGGTCTGGTGAATCAGGTGGTCTTTATCCTCAATATTCTCACCTTCGGGGTGTCTAGCGGAGCCGGAATATTCGTTTCGCAGTACTGGGGTAAAAAAGACGAAAAGAACATTGAGAAGACGCTTGGGCATATTCTTTACATAACCATGGGAGCCGCCATCGTATTCTTTGTACTGCTATTCTTTTTGCCCGAAAGAGTATTGATGATCTTCACTACCGATACTGAAGTAATAAGAACCGGCGCGACATATGCAAGGCCTGTAGCCTTTTCAACATTTTTGACATCGTTTTCCTTTATTATCGCAATGGCTTTGAGAACAGTGGAAAAGGCCAGAATCCCCATGTATGTGAGTCTTGTCGCTCTGTCGATCAATACAGTGGTGAACTACGTGCTGATTTTTGGTTTTGGGCCGATTCAACCTCTAGGTGTTTATGGAGCATCACTTGCAACTCTCCTGTCAAGATTTGTGGAGTTCGTGATTTTTGTTAATATTGTCTTGCGAAGGAAAACCCCTGTAAGGCTTTCAAAGTTCGCCTTAAAGTTCGAAGCACCGTTTTTCAAAAGGCTTATGAAATACGCTACTCCGGTTATAGTAAATGAATTTTTGTGGAGCCTGGGTATTACAATGTACTCGCTCGTTATGGCAAGAATGGGTACTGAGTTTATAGCTGCCAGGAATATCTCCAGCACCATCGAAAACTTCGGGTTCGTCATTTTTGGTGGATTAGCTTCAGCGACAGTTGTGATGGTAGGAGCAGAACTTGGAAGAAACAATTTCACTCAGGCAAAGTATAACGCGAAGAAGCTGCTTCAGCTCACTGTGATGACCGCAGTGGCAACCGGCCTTATCATCATTCTGCTTTCAAGGATTATTGTGAATTTTTACAATATCGATCAGGGACTTAAGAATATTGTCCTTACAATAATTATCATTGTGGGCATCTCCCAGCCAATCAAAATGTTTAATGCAGTGAACATCGTCGGAGTTCTCCGAAGCGGAGGAGACACCCGAGCAGCTATGCTCATCGAGATTACATCGCTTTGGGGAGTGGGAATTCCTCTTGTGGCCGTCACCGGACTGGTATTGAAATGGCCACTCACTCTCGTCTACATCGCTATGATGGTTGAAGAGCTCTTCAAGGCAATTCTGGGAGTCAGAAGGACTTTGACCTGGAAATGGCTGAAAAACGTTGTTGATTAG
- a CDS encoding CGGC domain-containing protein, with the protein MKKIGIIICGRYQSCGGGKCLRAMREHVGGFSIYPDEEELVLVGYSYCGGCPGGNVEYVPQEMMKNGAEVIHLATGMVVGYPPCPRLGQFKEFIESYYEIPVVIGTHPIPMKYLTAHEKLSFWEKSNMYSKAEHLMKEDREIMKAYD; encoded by the coding sequence GTGAAGAAAATTGGAATAATTATCTGTGGTCGCTATCAGAGTTGTGGGGGAGGAAAATGTCTCAGGGCAATGAGAGAACATGTGGGTGGTTTTTCCATTTATCCTGACGAAGAAGAATTGGTTCTTGTCGGTTATTCTTATTGCGGGGGCTGTCCGGGGGGCAACGTAGAATACGTGCCTCAAGAAATGATGAAGAACGGAGCCGAGGTTATTCATCTTGCTACGGGAATGGTGGTGGGCTATCCCCCTTGTCCGCGACTCGGTCAATTTAAGGAGTTCATCGAGAGCTATTATGAGATTCCTGTCGTGATCGGGACTCATCCCATCCCAATGAAGTATCTCACCGCCCACGAGAAGCTTTCATTCTGGGAAAAGTCAAATATGTATTCCAAAGCAGAACACCTGATGAAAGAGGATAGAGAGATAATGAAGGCGTATGACTGA
- the purB gene encoding adenylosuccinate lyase — protein sequence MIERYALSPLKELWELEAQYERWLEVELAVVNAYEKTGRIPQGTLEKIKSAARIDLEAISEIEKQVDHDVIAFIKFVTQGMGDEARFFHLGLTSSDVVDTALSLAVRKSGRFIVSSLEQLSRALKEKAIAYRNVVCMGRTHGIHAEPTSFGLKFLSFFVEIERAILRLNRAIDGCSVGKLSGAVGNYANILPEIESMALGELGLRPTAVSSQIIPRDIHAEFLSALAIAASSIERMAVEFRHLQRTEVLEVQEPFKKGQRGSSAMPHKKNPIICERLTGMARLIRSYAGASLEDIALWHERDISHSSVERVVLPDATMLLYYMSEKSVYLVSNLVIYPERMRENFKASRNLVFSQRIMLALIERGMSREEAYRLVQELSMDCWNGSLDFKQLVLTNQVIAGLMDSEEISRLFSPEYFLRNVDFVFKRVLNGG from the coding sequence ATGATAGAGAGATACGCGCTTTCCCCCCTGAAAGAACTGTGGGAACTGGAAGCCCAGTATGAAAGATGGCTCGAAGTGGAACTTGCCGTCGTCAATGCCTATGAAAAGACAGGGCGAATACCTCAAGGGACACTTGAAAAGATAAAGTCCGCTGCAAGAATCGATTTGGAAGCGATTTCCGAAATTGAGAAACAAGTAGATCACGATGTCATTGCTTTCATAAAGTTCGTGACACAGGGAATGGGGGATGAAGCTCGTTTCTTCCATCTTGGATTGACATCATCCGATGTCGTGGACACCGCTCTTTCACTGGCCGTTAGAAAGTCCGGACGTTTTATTGTCAGCTCTCTGGAACAGCTCTCGAGAGCACTGAAAGAAAAAGCAATTGCCTATAGAAATGTAGTATGTATGGGTAGGACTCACGGCATACATGCTGAACCCACTTCGTTTGGGTTGAAGTTTCTATCGTTCTTTGTTGAAATTGAGAGGGCAATCCTTCGCCTGAACAGAGCTATAGATGGTTGTTCAGTTGGGAAGCTGAGTGGAGCCGTCGGAAACTACGCCAATATCTTGCCGGAGATCGAGAGTATGGCTCTGGGCGAGCTTGGCCTGAGGCCGACCGCTGTTTCCTCCCAGATTATCCCGAGGGACATTCACGCCGAGTTTCTTTCGGCGCTGGCAATTGCGGCGTCTTCAATAGAGAGAATGGCTGTCGAGTTTAGGCATCTCCAGAGAACGGAGGTCTTGGAAGTTCAAGAGCCATTTAAGAAAGGTCAGAGGGGTTCTTCCGCTATGCCTCACAAAAAGAATCCAATCATATGTGAAAGACTCACCGGCATGGCACGTTTGATAAGGAGTTACGCAGGTGCTTCATTAGAAGATATCGCCCTCTGGCATGAAAGGGACATCTCCCATTCCAGTGTCGAGAGAGTAGTCCTGCCGGATGCGACAATGCTTCTGTACTATATGTCTGAGAAGTCTGTTTATCTGGTGAGCAATCTTGTCATCTATCCCGAAAGAATGAGAGAAAACTTCAAAGCCTCCAGAAATCTTGTTTTCTCCCAGAGAATTATGTTGGCCCTGATTGAAAGAGGTATGTCGAGAGAAGAAGCTTACCGGTTGGTTCAGGAGTTGTCAATGGATTGCTGGAATGGAAGTCTTGATTTCAAACAGTTGGTTCTAACTAATCAAGTAATCGCAGGGCTTATGGATTCAGAAGAGATCAGTAGACTCTTCAGTCCTGAGTATTTTTTGAGAAACGTTGATTTCGTATTTAAAAGAGTTCTTAATGGAGGTTGA
- a CDS encoding adenylosuccinate synthase translates to MKKLAVVGAQWGDEGKGKVVNYFSRDFEWIVRFSGGANAGHTIYVGDKKYVNHLLPSINPVIDSKGFLGAGMVIDVGQLIEELKILERDFPGISSRFYLDPEAFIVLPWHKEEDLLLEEMRKVPIGTTGRGIGPAYTDKASREGLKLFVLFDEVLLRERLEAIYHMKKSKYNRDFAVSIEEMLVYLQGLKAELERLSVNFTSAVDMYRVFRSTSVLFEGAQGVLLDLDFGTYPFVTSGACMAHGVSSVGFSTFELDSVYGVLKAYTTRVGAGPFPTEESTEVGGLLRERGKEFGATTGRARRIGWLDLPALRYAKIRSGLTGFVITKGDVLNGLDEVKVCVAYDVDGVVKELPSTSYDFFRAKPIYETVSGWPVTDHINFLKYMTFIERETGVEIDYISYGPKTEEMKTRNDLIMNI, encoded by the coding sequence GTGAAAAAACTGGCCGTTGTTGGAGCCCAGTGGGGCGATGAAGGAAAAGGAAAGGTTGTCAATTACTTTTCCAGGGATTTTGAGTGGATAGTAAGGTTTTCCGGTGGCGCAAATGCCGGTCATACCATTTATGTTGGAGATAAAAAGTATGTGAACCATCTTTTGCCCTCAATAAATCCCGTGATTGATTCAAAGGGCTTTCTTGGTGCAGGAATGGTAATAGATGTTGGGCAGCTGATTGAGGAACTGAAAATTCTGGAAAGAGATTTCCCAGGCATCTCCAGTAGGTTCTATCTTGATCCCGAAGCCTTCATCGTTCTTCCTTGGCACAAAGAGGAAGACCTGTTGCTTGAGGAGATGCGCAAGGTACCGATCGGCACAACGGGAAGAGGTATAGGACCTGCTTATACCGACAAGGCATCGAGAGAGGGGCTGAAGCTCTTCGTTCTCTTTGACGAGGTACTCTTGAGAGAAAGACTCGAAGCGATATATCATATGAAGAAAAGCAAGTATAACAGGGATTTCGCCGTCTCTATAGAGGAAATGTTGGTCTACTTGCAAGGTCTTAAAGCTGAACTTGAAAGGCTCAGCGTCAATTTCACGAGTGCGGTAGACATGTATAGAGTTTTCAGGAGTACTTCCGTCTTGTTTGAAGGAGCTCAGGGTGTTCTTCTAGACCTGGATTTTGGAACGTATCCCTTTGTGACATCGGGGGCGTGTATGGCTCATGGAGTATCCTCGGTAGGTTTCTCTACTTTTGAACTGGACAGTGTCTACGGGGTTCTCAAAGCCTACACAACTCGAGTAGGAGCCGGCCCCTTTCCAACAGAAGAGTCCACAGAGGTGGGTGGGCTTCTTCGGGAAAGAGGAAAGGAATTCGGTGCAACAACGGGTAGAGCACGAAGGATAGGTTGGCTGGATCTTCCAGCTCTGAGATATGCAAAAATCAGGTCTGGTCTGACGGGCTTCGTTATTACGAAAGGAGACGTACTGAACGGACTGGATGAAGTGAAAGTTTGTGTGGCGTATGATGTAGATGGAGTCGTAAAGGAATTGCCTTCCACTTCATATGACTTTTTCAGAGCAAAACCAATTTACGAAACTGTTAGTGGATGGCCCGTTACTGATCACATAAACTTCCTGAAGTATATGACTTTTATCGAAAGAGAAACCGGTGTCGAGATAGACTACATCTCATATGGGCCGAAAACCGAAGAGATGAAAACCAGAAACGATCTTATAATGAACATATAG
- the cysS gene encoding cysteine--tRNA ligase, translated as MEIRLTNTMSRRKEVFKPLRECEVGLYTCGLTVYNFAHIGNLRAYVFADTLKRMFLFNGYKVNHVMNITDVGHLTGDEDEGEDKMEAGARREGKTVWEIVDFYTKAFFNDLERLRIIFPTVTCRATEHVDDMIDMIRKIESNGYTYIAGGNVYFDTSKLSDYGKLARLKLDEDKMRSRVESDPYKRNPFDFVLWFTRYKYDSHAMQWDSPWGKGFPGWHIECSAMSSKYLGERFDIHTGGIDHIPIHHTNEIAQSEAAFGHEWVNYWLHSEFLVIGEGEKMSKSLGNFITLQTLIDKGYHPAEYRYYLLGAHYKKQLAFTLEALDGAKSAMKKLVTRIGELKESEAPFSEPNSVLLNEFHEAINDDLNTPRALAVLWKVVDSDDLRPGEKLSLIGEFDRVLALGLSEIETEVIPEEVEELANQRDQARRNKDWKKADELRGMISEKGYEVLDERDGYKIRKK; from the coding sequence ATGGAAATTAGACTTACGAACACAATGTCCCGAAGAAAGGAAGTCTTCAAGCCACTAAGAGAATGCGAGGTGGGGTTATATACTTGTGGACTCACAGTTTATAACTTCGCTCACATTGGCAACCTGAGGGCGTACGTCTTTGCCGACACCCTCAAGAGAATGTTTCTCTTCAATGGGTACAAGGTCAATCATGTCATGAATATTACTGATGTGGGCCATTTGACCGGAGATGAGGATGAAGGCGAGGACAAGATGGAAGCTGGTGCAAGGCGCGAGGGGAAAACCGTATGGGAGATAGTTGACTTCTATACCAAGGCTTTCTTCAATGATCTCGAGAGACTGCGGATCATCTTCCCAACTGTTACCTGCAGAGCAACCGAGCACGTAGACGATATGATAGACATGATACGCAAGATAGAATCCAACGGATACACATATATTGCTGGTGGGAACGTATATTTCGATACTTCGAAACTGTCGGACTATGGCAAGCTGGCAAGGCTTAAGCTTGATGAGGACAAGATGCGTTCAAGAGTGGAAAGCGATCCCTATAAGAGAAACCCCTTTGATTTCGTCCTGTGGTTTACTAGATACAAGTACGATAGCCACGCAATGCAGTGGGACTCTCCGTGGGGTAAAGGTTTCCCAGGTTGGCATATCGAGTGTTCTGCGATGTCTTCAAAGTACCTTGGTGAAAGGTTCGATATCCACACGGGTGGGATAGATCATATTCCAATTCATCACACAAACGAGATTGCCCAGAGCGAGGCCGCTTTCGGTCATGAATGGGTTAATTACTGGCTCCATTCGGAATTCCTTGTTATTGGTGAGGGAGAGAAGATGTCTAAGTCCTTGGGTAACTTCATTACTTTGCAGACGCTGATCGACAAGGGTTACCATCCTGCAGAGTATCGATACTACCTTCTGGGAGCTCACTACAAGAAGCAGTTGGCTTTCACGCTTGAGGCTCTTGATGGAGCGAAAAGCGCCATGAAGAAGCTTGTCACTAGGATAGGAGAATTGAAAGAATCAGAAGCACCTTTTAGTGAACCCAATTCAGTGCTCTTGAACGAATTTCATGAAGCAATAAACGACGATCTGAATACACCTAGGGCACTCGCTGTGTTGTGGAAGGTTGTTGACAGCGACGATCTCCGCCCTGGCGAAAAACTCTCTTTGATCGGCGAATTCGACAGAGTCCTTGCGCTAGGTCTTTCCGAAATCGAAACTGAAGTAATCCCCGAAGAAGTAGAAGAGCTTGCAAATCAGAGGGACCAGGCTCGAAGAAACAAGGACTGGAAGAAGGCAGATGAACTGAGGGGCATGATTTCCGAAAAGGGGTATGAAGTTCTAGATGAACGAGACGGATACAAGATAAGGAAAAAGTGA
- a CDS encoding OsmC family protein, which produces MPDANFRVRAVSESPARVAVRARNFTMIVDEPPNLGGDDKGANPVEYVLAALAGCLNVVGHLVAKEMGFQIDKLEIEVYGPLNPARLFGKSYEDRAGYKEITAEMKVDADVDEETLKKWVEAVEDRCPVSDNLGNSTPVRVLAKELTKV; this is translated from the coding sequence ATGCCAGATGCGAATTTCAGAGTAAGAGCAGTTTCGGAAAGTCCGGCGAGAGTTGCCGTAAGAGCAAGAAATTTCACTATGATCGTTGATGAGCCACCAAATCTCGGTGGTGACGATAAGGGTGCGAATCCTGTCGAGTATGTTTTGGCCGCGTTAGCCGGCTGTTTGAACGTAGTCGGACATCTTGTAGCAAAGGAGATGGGCTTCCAGATAGATAAGCTGGAGATCGAGGTTTATGGTCCGTTGAATCCGGCAAGATTGTTTGGTAAATCGTATGAAGACAGAGCGGGTTACAAGGAGATAACTGCAGAGATGAAAGTCGACGCAGATGTAGATGAAGAGACACTCAAGAAATGGGTAGAGGCTGTGGAAGATCGTTGCCCAGTCTCTGATAACCTGGGAAATTCTACACCGGTAAGAGTACTTGCAAAGGAACTTACAAAGGTCTGA
- a CDS encoding S8 family serine peptidase — MQLRKVFALLTALFIVLCFSLTGCIKPEVYYSLSGQVIPYFPETSVLGSFQRTAAYFPMFSSKDIEQGFISNQFVVLFDRGFDSGIISGVSGVEILDHFISRDGSFGYAVVKTNDPSSLSGIEGVKSIEPERIFTLQSEESVPNDPLYSGQWNYPMIQMPQAWTIAKGSSTVVVAVIDSGARLDHPDLEGIFLPGYDLINDDDDPTDYDPVKSHGTHVTGTIAAKTNNSLGVSGMTWGEHCTIMPIKIFEAGETTAGILASSIIFAVDHGAKIINMSLAGGDADVVAAAVKYAKENEVLMIAASGNKPYQRYPALYDEVISVGAVDNDMRWASYSNYGVYLDLVAPGGSSSAQILSTGYSTDEGNTYSYMQGTSMAAPHVTGLAALLMAQGYSGRDSSGEEIIRKILRETALDLGEPGWDQYYGYGLIQAFDALNFNEERRPLLIQILSTSGQVLKEAEVEGNGSFYVNGLTENHIKIRIWRDFNGNKEIDKGDLLGYYGFSGSGATTAWHPTIDNAETLSFFSSGHNELETPIQFFPVNESSGY, encoded by the coding sequence ATGCAGCTTAGAAAAGTTTTCGCGCTTTTGACTGCGCTTTTTATTGTTCTTTGTTTTTCGCTAACCGGGTGCATTAAACCCGAGGTTTACTACTCTCTTTCGGGCCAGGTCATTCCTTACTTTCCAGAAACCTCAGTTCTTGGTAGTTTTCAAAGAACTGCAGCATACTTTCCCATGTTTTCCAGTAAAGACATCGAGCAGGGTTTCATTAGTAACCAATTCGTTGTCCTATTTGATAGAGGGTTTGATTCAGGAATAATCTCAGGCGTTTCTGGAGTAGAGATCCTTGATCATTTCATTTCAAGAGACGGTTCTTTTGGCTATGCCGTTGTGAAGACAAACGATCCATCTTCTCTGTCTGGAATTGAAGGAGTCAAGTCAATCGAACCGGAGAGGATTTTCACTCTTCAATCCGAGGAGAGTGTCCCCAACGACCCGCTGTATTCGGGTCAATGGAACTATCCGATGATCCAGATGCCTCAAGCCTGGACTATTGCTAAGGGTTCTTCCACTGTCGTTGTCGCAGTAATAGACTCTGGTGCTAGGTTGGATCATCCAGATTTGGAAGGTATCTTTCTTCCGGGATACGATCTAATAAACGATGATGATGACCCTACAGATTATGATCCCGTTAAATCCCATGGAACCCATGTTACAGGTACGATTGCCGCGAAAACGAATAATTCTCTGGGGGTTTCAGGGATGACATGGGGAGAGCATTGCACTATCATGCCAATAAAGATTTTCGAAGCTGGGGAAACCACGGCAGGAATACTCGCTAGCAGCATTATCTTCGCAGTAGATCACGGCGCAAAGATAATTAACATGAGCCTGGCGGGTGGGGATGCTGACGTAGTTGCTGCAGCTGTAAAATATGCTAAAGAAAATGAAGTCCTAATGATTGCAGCTTCAGGAAACAAACCATATCAACGTTATCCGGCTTTATATGATGAAGTGATATCAGTTGGCGCGGTCGACAATGATATGCGATGGGCAAGCTACTCGAATTACGGAGTTTATCTCGACCTTGTCGCCCCTGGTGGCTCAAGCAGCGCTCAGATACTAAGTACCGGATACTCGACAGACGAAGGAAACACATACTCATATATGCAAGGAACATCCATGGCGGCGCCACATGTAACGGGGCTTGCAGCTCTCCTGATGGCACAAGGGTACTCAGGCAGAGACTCTTCCGGCGAAGAGATTATCAGGAAGATCCTTCGGGAAACGGCCCTTGATCTAGGAGAACCGGGATGGGATCAGTACTACGGATACGGCCTTATTCAGGCATTCGATGCTCTAAACTTCAATGAAGAGCGGAGACCTCTCTTGATTCAAATCCTCTCCACTTCGGGCCAGGTTCTGAAGGAAGCCGAAGTTGAGGGAAACGGTTCATTCTACGTAAATGGACTCACCGAAAACCACATTAAAATAAGGATCTGGAGAGATTTCAATGGAAATAAAGAGATCGATAAAGGCGACCTCCTGGGCTATTACGGCTTTTCAGGATCCGGTGCAACTACTGCCTGGCACCCGACAATAGATAACGCCGAGACTCTGTCTTTTTTCAGCAGCGGGCATAATGAGCTCGAGACTCCGATCCAGTTCTTTCCAGTCAACGAATCGTCCGGTTATTAG
- the mscL gene encoding large conductance mechanosensitive channel protein MscL: MLKEFKKFISRGNVIDLAVGIIIGGAFQVIVKSLVDDIIMPIVSLFLGGIDFANIFISLSGESYATLAEAKEAGAATLNIGLFINAIINFIILAFVIFMIVKLINKMRERQKKEEATAAPTTKICPFCHTSIPIDAVRCPNCTSELGKKT; the protein is encoded by the coding sequence GTGTTGAAGGAGTTTAAGAAGTTTATCAGTCGGGGTAACGTAATCGATCTGGCAGTTGGTATCATTATCGGTGGCGCTTTCCAGGTAATTGTGAAGTCACTGGTTGACGATATTATAATGCCCATTGTAAGCCTGTTCCTTGGGGGTATTGATTTTGCCAATATCTTCATCAGCCTATCCGGAGAAAGCTACGCAACTCTGGCAGAGGCAAAAGAAGCTGGCGCAGCAACTTTAAATATCGGTCTTTTTATCAACGCAATCATAAACTTCATTATTCTTGCCTTCGTAATCTTTATGATTGTCAAACTCATCAACAAGATGAGAGAGAGACAGAAGAAGGAGGAGGCAACGGCAGCACCGACGACCAAGATCTGTCCTTTCTGTCACACATCGATTCCTATCGATGCAGTGAGGTGTCCTAACTGTACATCTGAACTTGGAAAGAAAACTTGA